A genome region from Candidatus Falkowbacteria bacterium includes the following:
- a CDS encoding phosphatase PAP2-related protein, translated as MWREHKVYWLKKSFIFNVALSIVFLIIAFFINHYANSYVANNASNYVTDIILDNIPVIDVHLIFSEGAILFIIALIAIFSYEPKHLPFAVKSIAVFILVRSFFMVLTHLAPPLGEIYINPGDLISQISSGNDLFFSAHTGLPFLMAFIFWEQKKLRYFFFSCSLVGGIAVLLGHLHYSIDVFSATFIAFGIFHICKNIFPKDFELTIQDPKI; from the coding sequence ATGTGGCGAGAGCATAAAGTTTATTGGTTAAAAAAAAGCTTCATTTTTAACGTTGCCTTAAGCATAGTATTTTTAATTATCGCTTTCTTTATAAATCATTACGCCAATTCATACGTTGCTAACAACGCTAGTAACTATGTTACTGATATTATTTTAGACAACATTCCGGTAATTGATGTTCATCTAATTTTTTCCGAAGGAGCTATACTTTTCATAATTGCTCTAATTGCTATTTTTTCGTACGAACCAAAACACCTACCCTTTGCTGTAAAAAGTATTGCGGTTTTTATTTTAGTGAGATCTTTTTTTATGGTTCTAACTCATCTAGCGCCACCTTTGGGAGAAATTTACATAAACCCGGGTGATCTTATTTCACAAATCAGCTCGGGCAATGATTTATTTTTTTCGGCTCACACTGGCCTGCCATTTTTAATGGCTTTTATATTTTGGGAGCAAAAGAAATTACGCTATTTTTTCTTTAGCTGTTCTTTAGTTGGTGGCATTGCGGTATTACTAGGTCATCTACACTATTCGATTGACGTTTTTTCAGCAACCTTCATTGCTTTTGGTATTTTCCACATTTGTAAAAATATTTTTCCTAAGGATTTTGAGTTAACAATACAAGATCCTAAAATTTAA
- a CDS encoding HD domain-containing protein, with the protein MSTFKEYLAQPPSLAARLDSAFKRLNIEKKKQLEIFSFLAPLKIKDIQTYKHSLRVGILAAEIGQLMHLDQKALLYSGLLHDIGKALTNSNTLKKTEAYNEKDYEAIKDHVLDGYKMLQGCFDFAAEIIIWHHKFQANEYPKEMPSRLHDYSRGTEVKIPFYGRLISLVDFYDALHRSNKKFADQADLSGEEMKKRLINFNPDAKTLIEKFYQSGIFTTKLIA; encoded by the coding sequence ATGAGTACATTTAAAGAATATCTTGCACAACCACCATCTCTGGCTGCACGTTTAGACTCCGCTTTTAAGCGCTTGAATATTGAGAAGAAAAAACAGTTAGAGATATTTAGTTTTTTAGCTCCGCTAAAAATTAAAGACATCCAGACTTATAAGCACAGCCTCAGGGTCGGTATATTAGCAGCTGAAATTGGTCAGCTTATGCACCTAGATCAGAAAGCCTTGCTCTATTCTGGGTTGCTGCATGATATTGGTAAAGCCCTAACTAATTCAAATACCTTGAAAAAAACCGAGGCTTACAATGAAAAGGACTATGAAGCAATTAAAGATCACGTACTAGATGGCTATAAAATGCTTCAAGGCTGTTTTGATTTTGCTGCGGAGATAATTATTTGGCATCATAAGTTTCAGGCCAATGAATATCCTAAAGAAATGCCATCAAGACTACATGATTATAGCAGGGGAACAGAGGTTAAGATCCCGTTTTATGGTCGATTGATTTCTTTGGTTGATTTTTATGATGCTCTTCATCGTTCAAACAAAAAATTTGCAGATCAGGCAGATTTAAGCGGCGAGGAAATGAAAAAAAGATTAATTAATTTTAATCCTGACGCGAAAACCTTGATAGAAAAGTTCTATCAATCAGGTATTTTTACAACCAAGTTAATAGCCTAA
- a CDS encoding leucine-rich repeat domain-containing protein, producing MKKIILPVLLMCVVAISGCSLVSNFVDEKKQEINNVAQEQKDKLVETAKTKLDDIATGATINLSGQKLTKVPMSTFDKTNTETLDLSNNQLTGALPSQIGNLKNLKVLKANNNLMTGVPAEIGRLTNLQTLDLSNNQLTGLPSELGNLKNLKTMNLAGNKYSEQDLALIKQKLTSTTFILK from the coding sequence ATGAAAAAAATTATACTGCCAGTGCTATTAATGTGCGTTGTGGCAATAAGTGGTTGTTCACTTGTCTCGAATTTTGTTGATGAAAAAAAGCAGGAGATTAATAATGTAGCTCAAGAACAAAAGGATAAATTAGTAGAAACAGCTAAAACAAAGCTGGACGACATAGCTACGGGGGCAACCATAAATCTTAGTGGTCAGAAATTAACTAAAGTGCCGATGTCGACCTTTGATAAAACAAATACAGAAACGTTGGATTTATCAAACAATCAATTGACTGGCGCTTTGCCATCTCAAATCGGCAATCTAAAAAACCTAAAAGTACTTAAAGCGAACAATAACTTAATGACCGGTGTACCAGCTGAAATTGGCCGACTTACAAATTTGCAAACACTAGATTTATCAAACAACCAACTAACGGGCTTACCTAGCGAATTAGGAAATCTAAAAAATCTTAAAACCATGAACCTCGCGGGAAACAAATATTCAGAGCAAGACCTAGCTTTAATAAAACAAAAGCTCACAAGCACCACTTTTATCCTTAAATAA
- a CDS encoding DUF475 domain-containing protein yields the protein MMFWSIFITIFGLCLFEIISSIDNAVVNAHVLKTMPEKYRKIFLFWGLLFAIVLVRGLLPFLIVWFANPAFNIIEVFTAVWSNDPRIIGYLEASKGLLLLGGGVYLWLTFLSWLFLEEKKYAFLVESFIHKQGLWFYSITSLCTVLIVWLSLKIDPMLALAATIGLTAFFITDGFRKNAEKAENSLIKNTRMSAWSKILYLEILDASFSIDGVIGAFAFTMSVPLIIIGNGIGAIVVREFTVRGMNIISKYAYLKNGAMYSIGMLGGLMIAESLGQVFPFWLAPLNTAILIVVFFFLSIKEIEEKKALSQKS from the coding sequence ATTATGTTCTGGTCAATTTTCATCACAATTTTCGGTCTATGCTTATTTGAAATTATCAGCAGCATTGATAATGCTGTAGTAAACGCGCATGTTTTAAAAACCATGCCAGAAAAATATCGAAAGATATTTCTTTTCTGGGGACTTTTATTTGCCATTGTCTTAGTGCGCGGATTACTGCCATTTTTAATTGTTTGGTTTGCTAATCCTGCTTTTAACATCATTGAAGTTTTTACGGCTGTCTGGTCTAATGATCCAAGAATAATTGGCTATTTAGAGGCTTCTAAAGGCTTGTTGCTTCTTGGTGGTGGCGTTTATCTTTGGCTAACTTTTTTAAGTTGGCTTTTTTTAGAAGAAAAGAAATATGCTTTTTTAGTAGAAAGCTTTATTCATAAACAAGGGCTCTGGTTTTATTCTATAACTTCGCTCTGTACGGTTTTAATTGTCTGGCTGTCCTTAAAAATAGACCCAATGTTAGCTCTAGCGGCGACGATCGGACTAACTGCCTTCTTCATAACTGATGGATTTAGAAAAAATGCCGAGAAAGCTGAAAACAGCCTAATAAAGAATACCCGGATGAGTGCCTGGAGTAAAATTCTATACTTAGAAATCTTAGATGCGTCATTCTCAATCGATGGCGTTATTGGTGCCTTTGCTTTTACTATGAGCGTTCCTTTGATTATTATTGGTAACGGCATAGGTGCAATTGTAGTTCGTGAATTTACTGTTCGCGGTATGAATATTATTTCTAAGTATGCTTATTTAAAAAATGGAGCGATGTATTCAATCGGCATGTTAGGTGGATTAATGATTGCGGAAAGTTTAGGGCAGGTTTTTCCTTTTTGGTTAGCACCATTAAATACAGCAATTCTAATAGTTGTTTTCTTTTTCCTGTCAATTAAAGAAATTGAAGAGAAAAAAGCTTTAAGTCAAAAAAGTTAA
- the mptB gene encoding polyprenol phosphomannose-dependent alpha 1,6 mannosyltransferase MptB has product MLIAKTTLDKKFKIAIFIVLFLCFISPPLLAVDTTAYALNAEVIYTNIQNPYTTPLNAATVPKELSDVWWMALPSPYGPAFLLITFIPWLISFSSLFAFIYAYKLFALVAFLASAWLFSKLRQRENAPAYLDLLFILNPALIINLVLEGHNEVFIILFLLLFLYTSDKPLKKLGYMTMAVLIKFSTFLAWPLIWFKNSKFNLKSFVKSNIFLLIIGLIFFKVINLLPQDFLKQNVLFINNACFYKCSPIYSLGNHLPNLFGDYFKIITFLLAYLFILYWFLIKRYEPLKFIVWSFVALFFITTKWLTPWYPTIIIPFSLLLNNKKYLLISALITAYCLLHYILLI; this is encoded by the coding sequence TTGCTTATAGCCAAGACAACGCTAGACAAAAAATTTAAAATTGCTATATTCATTGTTTTATTTCTCTGCTTTATATCGCCTCCACTATTAGCGGTTGATACTACGGCTTACGCCTTGAACGCCGAAGTAATTTACACCAACATTCAAAATCCCTACACTACGCCACTAAATGCGGCAACGGTCCCGAAAGAACTAAGTGACGTTTGGTGGATGGCACTACCTTCGCCTTATGGCCCGGCTTTTTTATTAATTACTTTTATTCCCTGGCTAATTAGTTTTTCTAGCTTATTTGCTTTTATTTACGCCTACAAACTATTTGCCCTAGTTGCCTTTTTAGCTTCTGCTTGGCTTTTTTCTAAACTAAGACAAAGAGAAAATGCTCCGGCCTATCTTGATCTACTATTTATACTAAATCCAGCTTTGATCATTAACCTGGTTCTTGAGGGACATAATGAGGTATTTATAATATTATTCTTATTATTATTCTTATATACTTCTGACAAGCCGCTAAAAAAACTTGGCTACATGACTATGGCAGTGCTAATAAAATTCAGCACATTTTTAGCTTGGCCCTTGATTTGGTTTAAAAACTCTAAATTCAATCTAAAATCTTTTGTAAAATCAAATATTTTTTTGTTAATTATTGGCCTAATATTTTTTAAAGTCATAAATCTACTGCCTCAGGATTTTCTAAAGCAAAACGTACTCTTTATAAACAACGCCTGTTTCTATAAATGCTCTCCAATCTATAGCCTGGGTAATCACTTGCCAAATTTGTTTGGAGATTATTTTAAAATTATTACTTTTTTGTTGGCCTACTTGTTCATACTATATTGGTTCCTGATTAAGAGATACGAGCCGCTTAAATTTATAGTCTGGTCTTTTGTTGCCTTGTTTTTTATTACCACAAAATGGCTAACTCCCTGGTATCCAACCATAATCATTCCTTTTAGTTTATTGCTAAATAATAAAAAATACTTGCTTATCAGTGCATTAATTACTGCATATTGCCTTCTGCACTATATATTACTAATATAA
- the mgtA gene encoding magnesium-translocating P-type ATPase → MAEAKKYQGLSSSEAILKLKQFGPNIITKQKRFSSFVMFFKKLTSPLFLLMISISVVSFVIGQRTSAIFVIMMVILSAVFDFINSYKSQKVVEKLATRVSTKVTILRDGKKQELPLADVVPDDILFLSAGNIIPADCQLVESDDFFVDQSALTGESMPCEKVASNKRINKNNTAEDENVIFMGTSVVSGFGTALVLKTGKETKFGKIAGELDKAEPKTNFEISITKFSLFIMRLVFYMVSFVLMVYLIKNFQHLNKNSILEAITFSLAVTLGVTPDMLPAIITFCLSRGSKMMAKKKVIVKHLSSIENFGSMDILCTDKTGTLTQNHISLVKYTDYEGKDSAKVLEFGRASSYFHTGIQNPMDNAINEYQAGEVVGFEKIDEIPYDFERRRSSMVVKKDDKKFLITKGAPEAVISICNQYELDNKIVKDKSASNIIQEKFENLSKDGFRVLALCYKEIIADDSQKSFDKNEENNMTFIGFLSFLDPAKETVKQTIVELEQLGVEIKILTGDNELLSEKICRDIGLDIKGTITGEEMEKLNDDQLSNKLPNLSIFARIDPIQKERIILILKKAGKTVGFLGDGINDAPALRAADVGVSVNNAVDIAKETADIILLEKNLETLKDGVIEGRKTFHNTLKYILMGLSSNFGNMFSMMGAATFLPFLPMLPGQILFNNFIYDASQFSLPTDTVDEDELLKPTHWDLGFVKKYMLVFGWISSLFDFLTFFLLFSVYHLGESQFQTGWFIESIATQILVIYIIRTKKIPFIKSRPSKALLITTLSAVAIAWIIPFTFLGRIMGFGTLPISLMAFIFGYVLIYLGIVEIAKRIFYHQHNKRLQKTLRAA, encoded by the coding sequence ATGGCTGAAGCTAAAAAATATCAGGGCCTAAGCAGTTCTGAGGCGATCCTAAAGCTAAAACAATTTGGACCAAACATCATTACAAAACAAAAAAGATTTAGTTCCTTTGTCATGTTCTTCAAAAAACTAACCAGCCCACTATTCCTCTTAATGATAAGTATTTCAGTGGTATCTTTTGTTATTGGACAAAGAACCAGCGCCATCTTTGTTATTATGATGGTAATTTTATCAGCCGTCTTTGATTTCATTAACTCGTATAAATCACAAAAAGTCGTAGAAAAACTAGCCACTCGCGTTAGTACAAAAGTTACTATTTTACGTGATGGTAAAAAACAAGAGCTTCCTCTCGCCGACGTTGTGCCTGATGATATTTTATTTCTATCAGCCGGAAACATAATTCCAGCTGATTGCCAGTTAGTTGAAAGCGATGACTTTTTCGTTGATCAATCAGCCCTAACTGGCGAATCAATGCCTTGTGAGAAAGTGGCTTCAAATAAAAGAATAAACAAAAATAATACGGCCGAAGATGAAAATGTAATATTCATGGGAACTAGCGTGGTTAGTGGATTTGGTACTGCTTTAGTTTTAAAAACCGGCAAAGAAACCAAGTTTGGTAAAATTGCTGGCGAACTAGATAAAGCGGAGCCAAAAACAAATTTTGAAATTAGCATAACCAAGTTCAGTTTATTTATCATGCGCTTAGTTTTTTATATGGTGAGCTTCGTTTTAATGGTTTACCTCATAAAAAATTTCCAGCATTTAAATAAAAATTCCATCCTAGAAGCTATAACTTTTTCACTGGCGGTTACGCTTGGTGTTACACCTGACATGCTACCAGCAATTATTACTTTTTGTTTAAGCCGCGGTTCAAAAATGATGGCCAAGAAAAAAGTTATCGTAAAACACTTATCTTCAATTGAAAACTTCGGTAGCATGGATATTCTATGTACTGACAAGACCGGAACTTTAACTCAAAATCACATCAGCTTGGTTAAATACACTGACTATGAAGGCAAGGATTCTGCTAAGGTCCTAGAGTTTGGTCGGGCTAGTAGCTATTTCCACACAGGAATTCAAAACCCAATGGATAATGCTATTAACGAATATCAAGCTGGAGAAGTTGTAGGATTTGAGAAAATTGATGAAATTCCTTATGACTTTGAACGTCGCCGCAGCTCAATGGTTGTTAAGAAGGATGATAAGAAATTTCTAATCACCAAAGGAGCGCCCGAAGCGGTTATTAGTATTTGTAATCAATATGAGCTGGACAATAAAATAGTTAAGGACAAATCAGCCAGCAATATAATTCAAGAAAAATTTGAAAACTTAAGCAAAGACGGCTTTAGAGTACTAGCTCTTTGCTACAAAGAAATCATAGCCGATGATAGTCAAAAATCTTTTGATAAAAATGAGGAAAACAATATGACCTTCATTGGTTTTCTTAGCTTCCTCGATCCGGCCAAGGAAACAGTAAAACAAACAATTGTTGAATTAGAACAGCTCGGTGTAGAAATTAAAATTTTAACCGGTGATAACGAATTACTATCAGAAAAGATTTGTCGCGACATCGGTCTTGATATTAAAGGAACAATCACTGGTGAAGAAATGGAGAAGTTAAATGATGACCAGCTAAGTAACAAATTGCCAAATCTAAGTATTTTTGCGCGCATTGACCCAATACAGAAAGAAAGAATTATTTTAATTCTAAAAAAGGCTGGTAAAACCGTCGGCTTTTTAGGTGATGGAATTAATGATGCGCCCGCTTTACGCGCCGCCGATGTTGGCGTTTCAGTTAATAACGCCGTCGATATTGCCAAAGAAACTGCAGATATTATTTTATTAGAAAAAAATCTTGAAACATTGAAAGACGGTGTCATCGAAGGTCGCAAAACTTTTCACAATACTTTGAAATATATTTTGATGGGTCTATCATCTAATTTTGGCAATATGTTTTCGATGATGGGCGCCGCAACCTTCTTGCCTTTCTTGCCGATGCTGCCTGGTCAAATATTATTTAACAATTTTATTTACGATGCTTCACAGTTTTCACTACCAACCGACACGGTCGATGAAGATGAGTTATTAAAACCAACTCACTGGGATCTCGGTTTTGTTAAAAAATACATGCTGGTCTTTGGTTGGATTAGTTCTTTATTTGATTTCCTAACTTTCTTCTTATTATTCTCGGTTTACCATTTAGGAGAAAGCCAATTCCAAACTGGTTGGTTTATTGAATCTATCGCAACACAAATTCTAGTTATCTATATAATAAGAACCAAAAAAATTCCGTTCATAAAGAGTCGCCCAAGCAAGGCCTTACTAATTACTACCTTGTCAGCTGTGGCAATTGCCTGGATAATTCCATTCACTTTCCTTGGAAGAATTATGGGTTTTGGAACACTACCAATTTCACTAATGGCCTTTATCTTCGGCTATGTCCTCATATACCTAGGCATAGTTGAAATAGCTAAAAGAATCTTTTATCATCAACATAATAAGCGCTTACAAAAGACCCTAAGAGCTGCTTAA
- a CDS encoding metal-sensitive transcriptional regulator yields the protein MTNNNQKLIRRLKIIEGQVRGLQEMINSNAYCIDIITQTSAVKQALSGVEDALMENHLGGCLVHQIKKGKEAKAKEEILKVYRLKRK from the coding sequence ATGACAAACAACAATCAAAAACTTATAAGACGTCTCAAAATTATTGAGGGTCAAGTTAGGGGCTTACAGGAAATGATAAATAGTAATGCCTACTGCATTGATATCATTACTCAAACCTCAGCTGTTAAACAAGCTCTATCCGGCGTTGAAGACGCCTTGATGGAAAATCATCTTGGTGGCTGCTTAGTCCATCAGATTAAAAAGGGCAAAGAAGCTAAGGCTAAAGAAGAAATCTTAAAAGTCTATCGACTTAAAAGAAAATAA
- a CDS encoding heavy metal translocating P-type ATPase: MSEEKNIINSSSHANQKISLSLFGMHCSSCATLIERSLQKAPGVKQATVNFAAEKASIIFDENQTKILNLIEAVNKAGYKAETIDAKDSDYDRKKREKETSLYFKKFLFSLALSLPMLYFMLLDFFASPGKTAILPFIGIISLILTIPIQFIIGAGFYKAMWSSLKMKTFNMDSLIAIGTSTAFIYSLVNFVDYFLKTGSIVGLGGKIPELYFETAAFLITFVILGKWLEIRTKGKTGDAIKKLMGLQAKTARVIRNNTTSDIPIENVVHGDIVLVRPGEKIPVDGKIIKGSSAIDESMITGESLPVEKNVGDNVIGSTINKVGSFEFEVTKIGSETTLAQIIRLIEDAQGSKAPIQGFADRVSAVFVPTVISLAIITFLVWFFFLGATLSFALMAFTAVIVIACPCALGLATPTSLMVGTGKGAEYGVLVKGGEPLEAACNITAIIFDKTRTLTKGKPEVTDIIALGKIDENKILAISASLEKLSEHPLAEAIYSYADKKLISLEEINNFTALPGHGVKGIIDSTEYYFGNRRLISETLNHSIDNINEQLIKLEAQGKTAMLLANQEEVVGIIAVADTIKTTSKEAITKLKKLGIAVYMITGDNERTAKAIAAQVGIDNVLAEVLPKDKANEVKKLQAANYKVAMVGDGINDAPALAQADLGIAMGSGTDVAMEAGGIVIMKDDLNDVVTAFQLSRETMSKIKQNMFFALFYNIIGIPIAARIFIGFGLVLKPELAGLAMAMSSISVVGNSLLLRYFKPNKKNYLSIMAPIIMVLVFTFGFFQFAKLSSGMEDKNMAKLVSIEAATNLNSFLASNESKINFAKESPKLFLGTDSLPNILKIKTGTLTLGNDEMIIGYNEGMMMIKEKLINKPGDNLTDFFGLANVKIVGILTQTGTLIDDYHFINNKTLAKMTNVANIQIIADKENVDIFYKGDKNSLPDKLKNSINSFEKIKINNKEYWQVYIGYSDAQMMINEKEFSKPGDIIEDFSGNNVVIGGVLPKTNTILDQMHFVNKNFIIK, translated from the coding sequence ATGAGCGAAGAAAAAAATATTATTAACAGCAGTAGTCATGCTAACCAAAAAATAAGCTTGTCGCTTTTTGGTATGCACTGTTCTTCTTGTGCCACCTTAATAGAGCGCTCCTTACAAAAAGCTCCTGGTGTTAAACAAGCGACGGTCAACTTTGCAGCTGAAAAGGCTAGTATTATCTTTGATGAAAATCAAACCAAAATACTAAACCTAATTGAAGCTGTAAACAAAGCTGGCTACAAAGCAGAGACAATTGACGCTAAAGATAGTGACTATGACAGAAAGAAGCGCGAGAAAGAAACTAGTTTATATTTTAAAAAATTTCTATTTAGCTTAGCTCTCAGCTTGCCCATGTTATATTTCATGTTGCTTGATTTCTTTGCTAGCCCGGGCAAAACAGCCATCCTACCTTTTATTGGTATTATTTCTCTAATTCTTACCATACCTATCCAGTTTATTATTGGAGCTGGATTTTATAAGGCCATGTGGTCATCACTTAAGATGAAAACCTTCAACATGGATAGTTTAATTGCAATTGGTACCTCAACTGCTTTTATATATAGCCTTGTTAATTTTGTAGATTACTTTTTAAAAACTGGGTCAATTGTTGGTCTTGGCGGTAAAATACCTGAACTATACTTTGAGACCGCTGCTTTTCTAATTACTTTTGTTATTCTCGGAAAGTGGTTAGAAATACGTACCAAGGGCAAAACGGGAGATGCTATCAAGAAACTAATGGGCTTACAAGCTAAAACTGCTCGTGTAATTCGTAATAACACAACATCTGATATTCCAATAGAAAATGTGGTTCATGGAGACATTGTCCTAGTAAGACCAGGCGAAAAAATACCTGTTGATGGAAAAATAATTAAAGGCTCTTCGGCCATAGATGAATCAATGATTACTGGAGAAAGTTTGCCGGTAGAAAAAAATGTGGGCGATAACGTTATTGGAAGCACGATTAACAAGGTTGGAAGTTTTGAATTTGAGGTTACAAAAATTGGTAGCGAAACAACTTTGGCACAAATCATACGTTTAATTGAAGATGCTCAAGGATCAAAAGCGCCGATTCAAGGCTTTGCCGACAGAGTGTCAGCTGTCTTTGTACCAACTGTTATTAGTTTAGCTATTATTACTTTTCTAGTTTGGTTTTTCTTTTTAGGCGCAACTCTATCATTTGCCTTAATGGCCTTCACAGCCGTGATCGTAATCGCCTGCCCTTGCGCACTAGGACTTGCTACACCAACCTCATTAATGGTTGGAACTGGTAAGGGTGCTGAATATGGAGTACTAGTAAAAGGCGGTGAACCTTTAGAAGCGGCTTGCAATATTACAGCAATAATTTTTGATAAAACCAGAACTCTAACTAAAGGTAAACCAGAAGTAACAGATATTATCGCTTTAGGAAAAATTGATGAAAATAAAATTTTAGCAATTTCAGCAAGTCTAGAAAAGTTATCTGAGCATCCATTAGCCGAGGCAATTTACTCTTACGCTGATAAAAAATTAATTAGTCTTGAGGAAATTAATAACTTTACAGCTCTTCCTGGACACGGCGTTAAAGGAATAATTGATAGCACAGAATATTATTTTGGAAATCGCCGTTTGATTAGCGAAACTCTTAATCATTCAATTGACAATATTAATGAGCAACTAATTAAATTAGAGGCACAGGGCAAGACTGCGATGCTGCTAGCTAACCAAGAAGAAGTGGTAGGTATCATTGCTGTGGCAGACACCATTAAAACAACTTCCAAGGAAGCCATTACTAAATTAAAAAAACTAGGCATTGCCGTTTATATGATAACCGGGGATAACGAACGTACTGCCAAAGCGATTGCTGCACAAGTTGGCATAGACAATGTTTTAGCCGAAGTTCTACCTAAAGATAAGGCCAATGAAGTAAAGAAACTTCAAGCAGCAAACTATAAAGTGGCTATGGTAGGAGATGGAATTAATGATGCCCCGGCCCTAGCACAAGCCGACTTGGGGATTGCTATGGGTTCAGGCACAGATGTTGCTATGGAAGCTGGCGGAATTGTAATTATGAAAGATGATCTAAATGACGTAGTAACCGCTTTTCAGCTATCACGAGAAACGATGAGTAAAATAAAACAAAACATGTTTTTTGCTTTGTTCTATAACATCATCGGTATACCGATTGCGGCCCGTATTTTTATTGGCTTCGGCTTGGTCTTAAAGCCAGAATTAGCCGGCCTAGCCATGGCCATGAGCTCTATTTCAGTAGTTGGCAATTCATTGTTATTACGTTACTTTAAACCAAATAAAAAAAACTATCTTTCAATAATGGCACCAATAATCATGGTTTTGGTTTTTACTTTTGGCTTTTTTCAATTTGCTAAGCTAAGTTCTGGCATGGAAGACAAAAACATGGCAAAACTTGTATCAATTGAAGCGGCTACTAATTTGAATTCTTTTCTAGCTAGCAATGAAAGTAAAATTAATTTTGCCAAAGAAAGTCCTAAATTATTTTTAGGCACTGACAGTTTACCGAACATATTGAAAATAAAAACCGGCACATTAACTTTAGGCAATGACGAAATGATAATTGGTTACAATGAGGGCATGATGATGATAAAAGAAAAACTAATTAACAAACCGGGGGATAATTTAACTGATTTCTTTGGTTTAGCTAATGTAAAAATAGTTGGAATACTTACACAAACTGGAACCCTGATTGATGATTATCATTTTATTAATAATAAAACTTTAGCCAAAATGACAAACGTCGCTAACATACAAATTATAGCCGACAAAGAAAACGTTGATATATTTTATAAAGGTGATAAAAATAGTCTGCCAGATAAACTAAAAAATAGTATTAATAGTTTTGAAAAAATAAAAATTAATAACAAAGAATATTGGCAAGTTTATATCGGCTACAGCGACGCACAAATGATGATAAACGAAAAAGAGTTTAGTAAACCCGGTGATATTATTGAAGATTTTTCTGGTAACAATGTTGTAATTGGAGGTGTCTTACCAAAGACAAATACAATTCTTGATCAAATGCATTTTGTTAATAAAAATTTTATTATTAAATAA
- a CDS encoding sulfite exporter TauE/SafE family protein produces MEKNYTFYVKGMHCPSCVILTETESKEVAGVIDAKASLDKNTLEISGDFSNETIAETKKRLNESLTKHGYSLSDSPEEQNSDKWAGFNIAIPTTILIIALFIALQKLGLANLIQASSVSYSTAFVIGIVASLSTCMAVVGGLALSLSASFAKQGNSAKPHIMFHAGRLIGFFLLGGLIGVLGGSFQLGAFGTSTLNIIIALVMLGLGINLLNIFSWSHRLQITMPKGLSKNLLQLKSLNTVITPFIIGAVTFFLPCGFTQSMQLYALSTHSFINGAMIMLVFALGTLPILSLISFGSRIAEKLKANTSTLFKTMGLIIICFALFNIINSLAALGIIPPIFNF; encoded by the coding sequence ATGGAAAAAAATTATACTTTTTATGTTAAAGGTATGCACTGCCCATCATGTGTAATTTTAACCGAAACAGAAAGCAAGGAAGTGGCGGGCGTTATAGACGCTAAAGCTAGCCTTGATAAAAACACATTAGAAATAAGCGGCGATTTTAGCAATGAAACAATTGCAGAAACTAAAAAACGTCTTAATGAATCATTAACTAAACATGGCTATAGCTTAAGTGATTCACCTGAAGAACAAAACTCCGACAAGTGGGCTGGTTTTAACATTGCTATTCCAACGACAATTTTAATCATTGCTTTATTTATCGCTTTACAAAAACTGGGTTTAGCTAATTTAATTCAAGCCTCAAGTGTTAGCTATAGCACGGCTTTTGTGATTGGTATCGTTGCCTCTCTATCAACCTGTATGGCAGTAGTTGGTGGTTTAGCTCTTTCTCTATCAGCCAGCTTCGCTAAGCAGGGCAATTCAGCCAAGCCGCATATTATGTTTCATGCTGGTCGTTTGATTGGCTTCTTCTTACTTGGTGGTTTAATTGGGGTTTTAGGTGGATCATTTCAACTCGGCGCCTTTGGCACTTCAACACTAAATATAATCATTGCACTAGTCATGCTCGGCCTAGGTATTAATTTATTAAATATTTTTTCCTGGAGTCATCGCTTACAGATTACCATGCCAAAAGGTTTATCTAAAAATCTACTACAACTAAAAAGCCTTAACACAGTTATTACCCCCTTTATCATTGGTGCTGTCACTTTCTTCTTGCCTTGTGGCTTTACTCAATCAATGCAGCTTTACGCTTTATCAACCCACAGCTTTATAAACGGCGCCATGATAATGCTAGTCTTTGCTTTAGGCACCCTACCAATCTTAAGCTTAATCAGCTTTGGCTCTAGAATTGCCGAGAAATTAAAAGCCAATACAAGCACACTCTTCAAAACTATGGGCTTAATTATTATCTGCTTTGCCTTATTTAACATAATAAACAGCCTGGCGGCCCTAGGAATTATTCCGCCAATTTTTAACTTCTAA